The Heptranchias perlo isolate sHepPer1 chromosome 33, sHepPer1.hap1, whole genome shotgun sequence genome contains a region encoding:
- the LOC137301409 gene encoding uro-adherence factor A-like, translated as MFQIEKKDFGDHFGRDPRVSVTSSCADYMSETSSLMSELDETDYEVRKLTALAFRSLACPHNSYMDVFNSRASTELSLSLSEDSNDTNKWSTYVGLSDASVTGMEETPSNPNDSAVCASSTRTEESGEEMAGHSFGNVQFECVDVAVETQEESRGRNESRTVPKREIQLKKGERSELTVFRSSDVNDCQVEGEMQKKEESSQHTVYREDPISTAEVRDGASDRQLQRAESTEECSKKAKFASCHISNVISKKMQFEQELMMERVAVQDAYSSVPSTPSSAHLKEFEFPTQGIYQELKRQNSNAKSESDISVEDLPIGFRKRSCDLSGETTDEKSEVGLALDGQSNLDIFGRCENSVFRNWKESNPDNQKGIKSGRAPGVCGDQFHPTLGDLSNLLPEKPTAQNISEDRYMDGIPQITKEISQTSYLVESKQTGHEDKASHKQSGNTLDTRNASRSTFMPQSQEMTSASGSTQEKHLDLFGTVEQLAPNIGSCSKIITLDPKYQTLPASFKFETDDCRNKDPQFDIREPIKQRTKGPIHHVRDVRKLVKNTYGALTFSVTETKPPGSGQVLHPDGSQQSTATDRTTTPVSSIPTLPIYIQCKSISWKGSRENYSHSSVDKKYWTYAGSTDTSRLYSSDINLLIPSDTKKSKMDSPKNVGSVTQSSKNDGKEGEVSIQPTDLKNSKKKIKDDKPEIPPASNNEDPRVSPIKVDNRKGAREKQDVHLAKQHSTGDDCNLFSETNKLKIGLSAGVENQSTLIATSHTKGNKVEPIGDGQNIAENPEKDSAESIPKKEDSKVPTNKVGPKREDPVKLHSQKKSTGNVISLKEDFSLTHGKSDSKREVQDRAENQNRLQKISTSRNNNMKTLAEKSEPKRVENLSKHLSISTLNINDTNISSGKETSEKKVHSRLDHQKTFLKMSSSNGESTQELTGKEEFNKESEVRKLGSKNNISENSILKTEEIKGKDEHGREGQVKVEQKSKPFGNSTLNSNDIHSSIGKDEDIRMNQLGLENRSLLMSSSLSQTVDITKLSARGESKNEMHVGWQKEKKFSYNSTSNSEVIKSSSGKYETVKDMQVRLENQNKIPGNSNEEKSSSGKTKTINESQVGLENRNKLQDYCTQSSESIKLSVCKSETEKESQTESENQDKKGKVEQVQASEKTGLKMLKESQPIKDSYVLSLILEEESKNNLEPTDAKMRNKQPLSLKNQLPNHISAQPSVSSSVSVKDKQTILPVKPADHQQTVKSAAKTSTHKSESHGTSGTSGTSAFAINIPISAPKATYQPTTSQIHSSSAEFNLKTLPPVISAAKLAGPKGQDQDKHSSSAVKVQPIGGAATQEQASMSLENVNYLAIPIKEQKAQVPTLGQIPSSPHSAAFKANPSSTIPYFQHQRSLEIIDPQRQEKQTISRQVSQEPQSPGTSLWNPHYASPNQTQPQLVPFSPGAVAPNFVEAFCEVPQSPQELDNPHVPCFQYPQTQRKMLVDPETGKYYFVDAPIQPPRKMLLDPETGQYVEVMMPQHPYGGVYQVPFSPYLLNPGVMGPSYLPNMPYPGLFVGPPVSSQRPVEMQNQLLSQQGALHDKADTQHHKQYVQRSLSAESPHRETLYYIPTGMTLYPNPGQPGLQQAPVQAKSCAEVKDSKATGIWSMQHTYGVSTLLPHGRPSSFMVE; from the coding sequence atGTTCCAGATTGAGAAGAAGGACTTTGGGGACCATTTCGGGAGGGACCCGCGTGTAAGTGTTACAAGCTCGTGTGCTGATTATATGAGTGAAACGTCCAGCCTAATGAGTGAATTGGACGAGACGGACTATGAGGTTCGAAAACTCACTGCTTTAGCCTTCCGGAGCCTGGCCTGCCCTCACAATAGTTACATGGATGTTTTTAACTCGAGGGCATCCACTGAGTTGTCTCTGTCACTGTCAGAGGACAGCAATGACACCAATAAATGGTCAACTTATGTTGGCTTGAGTGATGCCAGCGTGACAGGGATGGAGGAGACCCCCTCGAACCCGAACGACAGCGCAGTCTGTGCTTCAAGCACTAGAACCGAGGAAAGCGGGGAGGAGATGGCCGGTCATTCATTCGGGAACGTGCAGTTTGAGTGTGTCGATGTAGCCGTCGAAACTCAAGAGGAAAGCAGAGGTCGCAACGAGAGCCGGACGGTCCCAAAGAGAGAGATCCAACTTAAGAAGGGCGAACGAAGTGAACTGACGGTCTTCAGGTCAAGTGATGTCAATGATTGCCAGGTCGAGGGAGAGATGCAGAAGAAAGAGGAAAGCTCCCAGCACACAGTTTATAGAGAAGACCCAATATCGACGGCAGAGGTGAGAGATGGAGCCAGCGACCGGCAGCTTCAAAGAGCGGAATCGACGGAAGAATGCTCCAAAAAGGCCAAGTTTGCATCCTGCCACATTTCCAATGTCATATCCAAGAAGATGCAATTTGAGCAAGAACTGATGATGGAACGTGTAGCGGTCCAGGACGCCTATTCCTCCGTCCCCTCAACTCCATCCTCTGCACATTTAAAGGAGTTCGAGTTTCCCACTCAAGGTATTTATCAGGAACTCAAACGGCAAAATTCCAACGCAAAGTCCGAGAGCGATATCTCGGTGGAAGATCTTCCGATTGGTTTTAGAAAGAGAAGCTGCGATCTGAGTGGCGAGACTACAGATGAAAAGAGTGAGGTCGGTCTTGCCTTGGACGGACAGAGCAATCTGGATATCTTCGGTCGCTGCGAGAACAGTGTGTTTAGAAACTGGAAGGAAAGTAATCCAGACAATCAGAAAGGCATCAAGTCAGGGAGAGCCCCGGGGGTGTGTGGAGACCAATTCCACCCCACGCTGGGTGACTTAAGCAACCTTCTACCTGAGAAACCAACTGCACAAAACATCTCAGAGGACAGATATATGGATGGTATTCCACAGATCACCAAAGAGATATCGCAGACCAGCTACCTGGTGGAAAGCAAGCAAACAGGTCACGAAGACAAAGCGAGTCATAAACAATCAGGTAACACTTTAGACACACGGAATGCATCAAGGAGCACTTTTATGCCACAATCACAAGAGATGACATCAGCTTCTGGATCCACACAGGAGAAGCACCTGGACCTTTTTGGGACCGTTGAACAGCTCGCTCCAAACATTGGCTCTTGCAGTAAGATCATTACTCTCGACCCTAAATATCAGACCCTACCTGCTTCATTTAAATTCGAGACTGATGATTGCAGAAACAAAGACCCACAGTTCGACATAAGAGAACCTATAAAACAGAGAACGAAAGGTCCTATCCATCATGTGCGAGATGTGCGTAAGCTTGTGAAGAACACGTATGGTGCATTAACATTCAGTGTCACTGAAACAAAACCGCCTGGATCTGGACAGGTTCTTCACCCTGATGGCTCACAACAGTCTACAGCAACTGATCGAACCACTACACCAGTGAGCAGCATCCCAACACTGCCCATCTACATCCAATGCAAATCAATAAGCTGGAAAGGCAGCAGAGAAAATTATAGTCATTCATCAGTAGACAAGAAATATTGGACTTATGCAGGGAGCACAGACACCTCCAGGTTGTATTCTTCTGATATTAACTTATTGATTCCATCTGATACTAAGAAAAGCAAGATGGATTCCCCTAAGAATGTAGGGAGTGTAACCCAGAGTAGTAAGAATGATGGGAAAGAAGGTGAAGTGTCAATTCAGCCTACTGATTTGAAGAACTCCAAAAAGAAGATCAAAGATGACAAACCAGAAATCCCACCTGCTTCAAATAATGAAGATCCCAGGGTGTCTCCTATAAAGGTTGACAATAGAAAGGGTGCAAGAGAAAAACAAGATGTACATCTGGCTAAGCAGCATTCAACCGGTGATGACTGCAATTTGTTCTCTGAAACAAATAAGCTCAAAATAGGTCTCTCAGCTGGAGTGGAGAATCAGAGCACATTAATCGCTACTTCACACACGAAAGGTAATAAAGTTGAGCCTATTGGAGATGGTCAAAATATAGCAGAAAATCCAGAGAAGGATTCAGCAGAGTCCATTCCAAAGAAGGAAGATAGTAAAGTGCCAACCAATAAAGTTGGTCCCAAAAGAGAGGACCCAGTGAAACTGCACAGCCAAAAGAAATCCACTGGAAATGTAATTTCACTCAAAGAGGATTTCAGTTTGACACATGGAAAAAGTGATTCTAAAAGAGAGGTTCAAGACAGAGCAGAAAATCAAAATAGACTCCAGAAGATTTCAACTTCAAGGAATAACAACATGAAAACATTGGCTGAAAAGAGTGAGCCTAAAAGGGTGGAAAATCTGAGCAAACATTTAAGCATTTCTACTCTCAACATAAATGACACAAACATATCATCAGGGAAAGAAACGTCAGAGAAGAAGGTTCACTCCAGATTGGATCACCAAAAGACATTTTTAAAGATGTCTTCATCAAACGGCGAGAGTACCCAAGAGTTAACCGGGAAAGAGGAATTCAACAAGGAAAGTGAAGTCAGAAAGTTGGGAAGTAAAAATAACATTTCTGAAAATTCAATTttaaagactgaagaaatcaaaggAAAGGATGAACATGGAAGAGAAGGCCAAGTTAAAGTGGAACAGAAGAGTAAACCCTTTGGGAATTCTACTCTTAACAGTAATGATATTCACTCATCAATTGGGAAAGATGAGGATATACGAATGAATCAGCTTGGATTGGAAAATAGGAGCCTATTGATGAGTAGCTCACTCTCCCAGACGGTAGACATCACAAAGTTGTCCGCGAGAGGTGAGTCTAAAAATGAGATGCACGTTGGGTGGCAAAAGGAGAAAAAATTCTCATACAATTCCACGTCAAACAGTGAAGTAATCAAATCATCATCTGGGAAATATGAAACTGTCAAAGATATGCAAGTTCGACTGGAGAATCAGAATAAGATACCTGGAAACTCAAATGAAGAGAAGTCATCGTCTGGGAAAACCAAGACTATTAATGAGAGCCAAGTTGGACTGGAAAATCGGAACAAACTCCAGGATTATTGCACCCAGAGCAGTGAAAGCATTAAGTTGTCCGTTTGCAagagtgagactgagaaagaaAGCCAGACTGAATCTGAGAATCAAGATAAAaagggaaaggttgaacaggtacAAGCTTCAGAAAAAACTGGGCTGAAGATGTTAAAAGAATCACAGCCAATAAAAGATAGTTATGTTTTGTCATTGATTTTAGAAGAAGAAAGCAAGAATAATTTGGAACCTACCGATGCCAAAATGAGAAATAAACAACCTTTATCTTTGAAGAATCAACTCCCAAATCACATTAGCGCACAACCGTCTGTTTCCTCTTCAGTTAGTGTCAAAGATAAACAAACCATTCTCCCTGTGAAACCCGCAGACCATCAACAGACTGTGAAGAGTGCAGCGAAGACTTCAACTCACAAATCCGAAAGCCATGGTACCTCTGGCACATCAGGCACATCAGCCTTTGCGATTAATATCCCCATATCGGCACCTAAGGCAACATATCAACCAACAACTTCACAAATCCATTCAAGTTCAGCAGAATTTAATCTGAAGACCCTTCCTCCAGTAATTTCCGCTGCCAAGTTGGCTGGCCCTAAGGGCCAGGATCAGGATAAGCACAGTTCCTCTGCAGTTAAAGTGCAGCCCATTGGTGGAGCAGCCACTCAAGAACAAGCATCGATGTCCTTGGAAAATGTAAACTATCTCGCCATTCCTATTAAGGAACAAAAGGCACAGGTGCCCACCCTGGGACAAATACCTTCTTCTCCTCATTCTGCCGCCTTTAAAGCAAATCCTTCATCTACAATCCCTTATTTTCAACATCAGCGCAGTTTGGAAATCATAGATCCTCAAAGACAAGAGAAACAGACAATTTCTCGTCAAGTTTCCCAGGAGCCTCAGTCCCCTGGTACTTCTCTATGGAATCCACATTACGCCTCTCCAAATCAGACGCAGCCTCAGTTGGTCCCTTTCTCTCCAGGTGCAGTGGCTCCAAATTTTGTGGAGGCATTTTGCGAAGTGCCCCAATCTCCTCAAGAACTGGACAACCCCCACGTGCCTTGTTTTCAGTACCCTCAAACTCAGAGAAAAATGCTTGTGGATCCAGAGACGGGAAAATATTACTTTGTGGATGCTCCAATTCAACCTCCACGCAAAATGCTGTTGGATCCGGAAACAGGGCAATATGTGGAAGTCATGATGCCTCAGCATCCTTATGGTGGAGTATATCAAGTGCCTTTCTCTCCTTACCTTTTAAATCCAGGAGTTATGGGGCCATCCTACTTACCCAATATGCCATACCCTGGGCTTTTTGTAGGCCCTCCTGTATCTTCTCAAAGACCTGTGGAGATGCAAAACCAACTATTGTCCCAACAAGGTGCCTTACATGATAAAGCCGATACGCAGCACCATAAACAGTACGTCCAGAGGAGTCTCTCTGCTGAGTCCCCACACAGGGAGACCTTATACTATATTCCAACAGGTATGACATTATATCCCAACCCAGGCCAGCCTGGCCTGCAGCAAGCACCCGTGCAAGCTAAATCTTGTGCTGAAGTCAAAGACAGCAAAGCTACAGGTATTTGGTCAATGCAACATACTTATGGAGTGAGCACCCTTCTGCCCCACGGAAGGCCAAGCAGCTTTATggtggaataa